One part of the Bdellovibrio sp. KM01 genome encodes these proteins:
- a CDS encoding serine protease yields MKVLNYLLVAGLVFTGAVSTAAQKVGAKIVGGEEAAAGEFPYIVSLQGSYGGHFCGGSLIKPNWVLTAAHCVKGSTIKAIKIGLLSQKDTTNVETFKPVKIVANPGYPGPGTDWDFALIQLEGNSAYTPVDLNTAEIAIPEDGTQVMSTTAGWGATKEGSYGLPDKLQKVDVPLVTQAECNKAYAGKITDRMICAGYTSGGKDSCQGDSGGPLVSKADDGHTYLIGVVSWGKGCARAGYPGVYSKVNAAIEWINTTIAE; encoded by the coding sequence ATGAAAGTTTTGAACTACCTATTAGTAGCAGGTCTAGTATTTACAGGTGCAGTTTCCACGGCAGCGCAAAAAGTTGGCGCGAAAATCGTTGGCGGCGAGGAAGCAGCTGCAGGCGAATTCCCATATATCGTTTCTCTTCAGGGTTCATACGGTGGCCATTTTTGTGGTGGTTCTTTGATCAAGCCTAACTGGGTTTTGACAGCTGCTCACTGTGTGAAAGGTTCTACAATCAAAGCGATCAAAATCGGTCTTTTGAGCCAAAAAGACACGACAAACGTTGAAACATTCAAACCAGTTAAAATCGTTGCGAACCCTGGTTACCCAGGTCCTGGCACTGATTGGGACTTCGCTTTGATCCAATTGGAAGGCAACTCTGCTTACACTCCAGTTGACTTGAACACTGCTGAAATCGCGATCCCAGAAGACGGTACTCAAGTTATGTCTACAACTGCTGGTTGGGGCGCAACTAAAGAAGGTAGCTACGGTCTTCCAGACAAATTGCAAAAAGTGGACGTGCCATTGGTTACTCAAGCTGAGTGCAACAAAGCATACGCTGGTAAAATCACGGATCGTATGATCTGCGCTGGTTATACTTCTGGTGGTAAAGATTCTTGCCAAGGTGACTCTGGTGGTCCATTGGTTTCTAAAGCTGACGACGGTCACACATACCTTATTGGCGTAGTAAGCTGGGGTAAAGGTTGTGCACGCGCGGGTTACCCAGGCGTTTATTCCAAAGTCAATGCAGCAATTGAGTGGATTAACACGACAATCGCTGAATAA
- a CDS encoding DUF4476 domain-containing protein: protein MFQLLKISIALILASVVVSCGGATDEHGNGFAPKNRLKWTSIPSEFNPRVEDVSLNTQNLEAIKMNIFGFIADVEVAYSADIPEGEGYLRLFTVSKNGGSFGRIDHRNSGNTLNLNSYGSYACNIRIKDGAITSLDGGCYVRMQVYLPKGAEIEVYNVGTLISKRFQPMSLSDFLTAIDKASFDSDKFPLIEDFLNSYVQTGKKPSMTCQQLGGVVKDFMRTEAKYTALRKLHFAVTDRENLSAMIDDVFSYYDRPKARTIVGLPN, encoded by the coding sequence ATGTTTCAACTTTTGAAAATTTCTATCGCTCTGATTTTGGCTTCAGTCGTTGTTAGCTGTGGTGGCGCGACCGATGAGCACGGTAACGGCTTCGCTCCTAAGAACAGACTTAAATGGACTTCCATTCCTTCAGAATTCAATCCCCGCGTTGAAGATGTTTCTTTGAACACGCAAAACCTTGAAGCAATTAAGATGAACATTTTTGGTTTCATCGCTGATGTTGAAGTTGCCTACTCCGCAGATATTCCAGAAGGAGAAGGCTATCTTCGCCTTTTCACAGTTTCTAAAAATGGCGGGTCTTTTGGTCGCATCGATCATCGCAATTCGGGAAACACTTTGAACTTAAACAGTTATGGTTCATATGCTTGCAATATCAGAATCAAAGATGGCGCAATTACTTCGCTTGATGGTGGCTGCTATGTGCGCATGCAAGTTTACTTGCCAAAAGGTGCAGAGATTGAAGTTTACAATGTTGGCACATTAATATCGAAACGCTTTCAACCCATGTCACTTTCTGATTTCCTGACAGCGATTGATAAAGCCAGCTTTGACAGTGACAAATTCCCATTGATCGAAGACTTCTTAAACTCTTACGTACAAACAGGTAAAAAACCTTCGATGACTTGCCAACAATTGGGTGGAGTGGTGAAGGACTTCATGAGAACGGAAGCTAAGTACACCGCTTTACGCAAACTGCATTTCGCAGTCACTGATCGTGAAAACTTAAGTGCCATGATTGATGATGTCTTCAGTTATTACGATCGCCCGAAAGCTCGCACGATTGTGGGACTACCAAATTAA
- a CDS encoding esterase-like activity of phytase family protein yields the protein MHKIFWSLVLATGLTCQAQALSLKYVGETSIVTGAKFDETTIGGLSGITYAEGVLSAVSDDKGRWGEPRFYQFDLKIDGKAVTLIPKSVKFVNGLKKEGSRKAFLDLEGLVAMPDGDFLISSEGNNDLKPRSMPRVFRVAADGKWKYDITIPDKYLPERTGQQSKGIQNNGAFEGLAVTRDGKFVFTSLEAPLTQDIDMETEANGPIIRILKFEDRGAQRGYFTPAAEFAYKIDAFHDNQIGREIFRGVSEILALSESKIIVLERGARIYGKGWKSTVGLYVADVSKATDTLAMVKLADHKYTLAEKVKLVDFETDLTKERGKKDVQNFEALAFGPNLPDGRRTLLVMSDNNFSKNEVTELLVFAIEGE from the coding sequence ATGCATAAAATTTTTTGGAGTTTGGTTCTGGCAACGGGTCTTACTTGTCAGGCCCAAGCCCTGAGTTTGAAATACGTGGGCGAGACCTCCATCGTCACCGGAGCCAAATTTGATGAAACCACTATTGGTGGTCTTTCGGGAATTACTTATGCTGAAGGGGTTTTAAGTGCCGTCAGTGATGACAAAGGTCGTTGGGGTGAACCCCGTTTTTATCAGTTCGATCTTAAGATCGACGGCAAAGCTGTCACCCTTATTCCTAAATCAGTAAAGTTCGTAAATGGTTTGAAAAAAGAGGGCTCTCGCAAAGCCTTTTTGGACTTGGAAGGTTTGGTTGCCATGCCTGACGGGGATTTCCTGATTTCCTCTGAAGGTAATAACGATTTAAAACCTCGATCTATGCCTCGTGTGTTCCGAGTTGCTGCCGATGGCAAATGGAAATACGACATCACTATTCCGGATAAATATCTTCCAGAGCGCACGGGTCAGCAATCCAAGGGCATTCAAAACAATGGCGCCTTTGAGGGGCTAGCAGTCACTCGCGATGGCAAGTTCGTTTTTACTTCATTGGAAGCCCCGCTGACTCAAGATATCGATATGGAAACCGAGGCAAATGGTCCCATCATTCGTATTTTGAAGTTTGAGGATCGCGGAGCTCAACGTGGCTATTTTACGCCGGCAGCAGAGTTCGCCTACAAAATCGATGCTTTCCATGACAATCAAATCGGTCGCGAGATTTTCCGAGGCGTCTCCGAGATTCTGGCCTTATCAGAATCCAAAATAATCGTCCTGGAGCGCGGAGCGCGCATATACGGCAAGGGCTGGAAATCCACGGTGGGCTTGTATGTGGCAGACGTAAGCAAGGCCACGGATACGCTGGCTATGGTAAAGCTTGCAGACCACAAATACACACTTGCTGAAAAAGTGAAGCTGGTGGATTTTGAAACCGATTTGACGAAAGAACGTGGCAAAAAAGACGTACAAAACTTTGAAGCCCTGGCATTCGGACCGAATTTGCCAGATGGACGTCGTACGTTGCTGGTGATGTCGGATAATAATTTTTCCAAGAACGAAGTGACTGAGCTTCTGGTTTTTGCAATTGAAGGTGAATAA
- a CDS encoding aromatic ring-hydroxylating dioxygenase subunit alpha, whose amino-acid sequence MFTGFLKNVWYVGLPSSELAINKATARKILNEPVVFYRDSKGKVSAMRDICPHRGIPLSYGRVVNDTLECPYHGWKFDGTGMCTEIPSLCPDQDLNPNKIKVRSYPVHEAQGLIWIFMGDKDFDLSKVPQPPVMQGFPEGKKPNLTYVVNFPCHVDHAVIGLMDPAHGPYVHKSWFWRSEKSMLEKKKLFGPVDFGFQMIRHKPSSNSKAYKLLGGVPTTEITFTLPCVRVEHIQVGERKFYSYTALTPVDEKNTRVTQLAVWDIPWLSLFKPAVDKFGKVFLGQDMDAVTKQQEGLKYDPSLMLIKDADTQAKWYYSLKTEYHNALEEKRPFVNPVKQTELRWRS is encoded by the coding sequence ATGTTCACAGGATTTTTGAAAAACGTATGGTACGTGGGTTTGCCTAGTTCCGAACTCGCAATCAATAAAGCAACTGCGCGCAAAATTTTAAATGAGCCGGTGGTGTTTTATCGTGATTCAAAAGGCAAAGTGTCTGCAATGCGCGACATCTGCCCTCATCGTGGGATTCCGTTAAGCTATGGACGTGTGGTTAATGATACGCTTGAGTGTCCTTACCATGGCTGGAAATTCGACGGCACGGGTATGTGCACTGAGATTCCTTCTTTGTGCCCGGATCAGGATTTGAATCCTAACAAAATCAAAGTGCGCAGCTATCCCGTACATGAAGCCCAGGGTTTGATCTGGATTTTCATGGGCGATAAAGATTTTGATTTGTCCAAAGTTCCGCAACCACCTGTCATGCAGGGATTTCCTGAAGGTAAGAAACCAAATCTGACTTACGTGGTGAATTTCCCATGTCACGTCGATCACGCAGTGATTGGCTTGATGGACCCAGCTCACGGGCCTTATGTTCACAAAAGCTGGTTCTGGCGTTCTGAAAAATCCATGCTCGAAAAGAAAAAACTTTTTGGGCCCGTGGACTTTGGCTTTCAGATGATTCGTCATAAACCATCTTCAAATTCCAAGGCCTATAAATTATTGGGTGGAGTGCCAACGACGGAAATTACTTTCACTTTGCCATGTGTTCGTGTGGAACATATTCAGGTCGGGGAGCGTAAGTTCTATTCTTATACGGCATTGACTCCGGTGGATGAAAAGAACACGCGTGTCACTCAATTGGCAGTCTGGGATATTCCCTGGTTGTCTTTGTTCAAACCCGCAGTCGATAAATTCGGCAAAGTCTTCCTGGGACAGGACATGGATGCTGTTACCAAGCAACAAGAGGGGTTGAAATACGACCCAAGTCTCATGCTCATCAAGGACGCTGACACACAGGCAAAGTGGTATTACTCTTTAAAGACCGAATATCACAACGCCTTGGAAGAAAAGCGTCCTTTCGTGAATCCGGTCAAACAAACGGAACTTCGCTGGAGAAGCTAA
- the folD gene encoding bifunctional methylenetetrahydrofolate dehydrogenase/methenyltetrahydrofolate cyclohydrolase FolD: protein MLILDGKEVSNHVRTSLIPRIAAFKNKTGRAPHLAVVICGEDPASQVYVRNKKAACEKVGMTSTIHALREDITQPELTEMIETLNADEGVDGILVQFPLPKHLSTHEVLQTVSPLKDADGLTYKSLGYFFAGQPLVSPCTPKGVMTILKHYNINVEGMNAVVVGRSNIVGKPMAMLLTEANATVTLCHSKTKNLAQFTKNADLVVVAAGKAQLLGKDDFKKDAIVVDVGMHGSGQGGKLCGDVRFSELEGWAKAATPVPGGVGPMTITTLLENTCLLAEKRV from the coding sequence GTGCTCATTTTAGATGGCAAAGAAGTATCAAATCACGTTCGCACCTCCCTGATTCCCCGTATTGCAGCCTTTAAAAACAAAACTGGCCGCGCCCCCCATTTAGCGGTGGTCATTTGTGGGGAAGACCCAGCCAGCCAGGTATACGTCAGAAACAAGAAAGCGGCTTGCGAGAAAGTCGGAATGACTTCGACGATTCACGCTTTGCGCGAAGACATCACTCAACCCGAGCTGACAGAGATGATCGAAACGCTGAATGCCGATGAAGGCGTAGACGGCATTTTGGTGCAATTTCCTTTGCCAAAACATTTAAGTACTCATGAAGTTTTGCAGACGGTTTCGCCTTTGAAAGACGCAGACGGTTTGACGTACAAATCTCTGGGTTATTTCTTTGCAGGACAACCTCTTGTCAGTCCGTGTACTCCTAAGGGAGTGATGACCATCCTTAAGCATTATAACATCAATGTTGAAGGCATGAATGCAGTGGTGGTTGGTCGCAGCAATATCGTTGGGAAGCCAATGGCGATGCTTTTGACTGAGGCGAACGCGACGGTGACGTTGTGTCACTCAAAAACCAAAAATCTGGCACAGTTTACGAAAAATGCAGACTTGGTGGTGGTGGCTGCCGGTAAAGCCCAGCTTCTGGGTAAAGATGATTTCAAGAAAGACGCTATCGTGGTGGATGTCGGTATGCACGGCTCCGGCCAGGGTGGAAAATTGTGTGGTGACGTCAGATTTTCAGAGCTGGAAGGGTGGGCAAAGGCTGCAACCCCGGTTCCTGGCGGAGTTGGACCCATGACTATTACAACGCTCCTTGAAAACACTTGTCTCTTGGCTGAAAAAAGAGTCTGA
- a CDS encoding FAD-binding oxidoreductase yields MQNKEFDILIVGAGIIGTSVGAELSRRGHKVCVIDKGTVGRGCSYGNAGWMTPCFSMPLPMPGMFLKSMKWLANPNSPLHIKPSLSLDLAAWLFHFMKAMNETQARRAVEGLVVLSQKSLVEYKKLGDKYPKTRFEQKGLLMVSRTKEGVAAAVEELEYVKGVGVTGKQMTGEELMAFEPAFRPPMLGGVYFDQEAMAEPFQVVQAMAEEIRKNGGEIIENCELIDLEISGGKVTKALTSQGEFKFKEIVVATGSWSKDLAKLLRLRIPILGGKGYAMIVPKLEKQPKYPIMFIENKIAITPRENSLRIAGTLELVDQDFSVTERRVNNIKRGAAELLYLPEQLEVQELWAGLRPCTPDGVPLIGYHDKIPNLMLAVGHQMLGLQSGAGTGLLVADLIEKKTPFVDLEIFAPNRF; encoded by the coding sequence ATGCAAAACAAAGAATTCGATATTTTAATAGTCGGTGCCGGCATTATCGGTACTTCCGTGGGTGCTGAACTTTCTCGTCGTGGTCACAAAGTTTGTGTGATTGATAAAGGAACTGTAGGTCGCGGTTGCTCTTACGGAAATGCAGGTTGGATGACTCCTTGCTTTTCAATGCCATTGCCAATGCCTGGTATGTTTCTAAAATCTATGAAGTGGCTGGCAAATCCTAACAGCCCATTGCATATCAAACCGTCCCTATCTTTGGATTTGGCTGCATGGTTATTCCATTTCATGAAAGCGATGAACGAAACTCAAGCGCGTCGCGCGGTTGAAGGCCTGGTGGTTCTTTCGCAAAAATCCTTGGTTGAATACAAAAAACTGGGCGACAAATATCCAAAAACTCGTTTCGAACAAAAAGGTCTTTTGATGGTTTCACGCACTAAAGAAGGTGTGGCAGCAGCTGTTGAAGAACTTGAATACGTTAAAGGCGTTGGCGTTACCGGTAAACAAATGACCGGTGAAGAATTGATGGCTTTCGAACCTGCATTCCGTCCACCAATGTTGGGTGGTGTGTACTTTGATCAGGAAGCTATGGCAGAGCCGTTCCAAGTGGTTCAGGCAATGGCTGAAGAGATTCGTAAAAACGGTGGTGAAATCATCGAAAACTGCGAATTGATCGATCTTGAAATCTCTGGTGGCAAAGTTACCAAAGCGCTTACTTCTCAAGGTGAATTCAAATTCAAAGAAATCGTTGTGGCGACGGGTAGCTGGTCAAAAGATTTGGCGAAACTTTTGCGTTTAAGAATTCCTATCTTGGGCGGTAAAGGTTACGCGATGATCGTGCCTAAACTTGAAAAACAACCTAAGTATCCAATCATGTTCATCGAAAACAAAATTGCGATCACTCCGCGTGAAAACAGTTTGCGTATCGCAGGGACTTTGGAACTTGTGGATCAGGATTTCTCTGTGACTGAACGTCGTGTGAACAACATCAAACGTGGTGCAGCTGAGTTGTTGTATCTTCCAGAGCAATTGGAAGTTCAAGAATTGTGGGCGGGGCTTCGTCCATGTACACCAGACGGTGTGCCTTTGATCGGTTACCACGATAAGATCCCTAACTTAATGTTGGCCGTAGGCCATCAGATGTTGGGCCTTCAATCAGGCGCGGGTACGGGCTTGCTGGTTGCCGATTTGATCGAAAAGAAAACTCCATTCGTCGATCTGGAAATCTTCGCTCCAAACCGCTTCTAA
- a CDS encoding DUF2802 domain-containing protein, producing MVSFWFLTQLLVNVILLAGVVGVWVRMNRPAKDDPRLSKGLQLLQSKIAVLEDLSDRTETQVNQLTALLEQKVKDIQSKIQASEKQIAKIDQSMQKSMEVAKIFQDRIPHEEIVERQNTIKYVKAARLAHQGLSADEIASQVDLSRGEIEFIAKVNKDQLMFCEDSLPEWANEEADETAASSSQDFSDVDNMSFLQPLQRAGSDISTAFEVPKTENDAMKKLGEAFKAACQEVEEEEAAAEKAPSIFDVTHNIAQNFLGEKPMAATPTAVVTEKKPAAATKPAATKQAATGPNIRPVEFRRIDLVKDLE from the coding sequence ATGGTGAGCTTTTGGTTTTTAACTCAATTGTTGGTGAACGTTATTCTTTTGGCTGGCGTAGTTGGCGTATGGGTACGAATGAATCGCCCGGCTAAAGATGACCCCCGCTTGAGCAAAGGCTTACAACTTCTTCAAAGCAAAATCGCCGTATTGGAAGATCTGTCGGATCGTACGGAGACTCAAGTAAATCAGCTAACGGCTTTGCTGGAGCAAAAAGTAAAAGACATTCAATCCAAAATTCAAGCCTCTGAAAAACAGATCGCGAAAATCGATCAAAGCATGCAAAAAAGTATGGAAGTGGCAAAGATCTTCCAAGACCGTATCCCGCATGAAGAAATTGTGGAACGCCAGAACACTATTAAATATGTCAAAGCTGCTCGTTTGGCGCATCAAGGTTTGAGTGCTGACGAGATCGCTTCGCAAGTGGATCTTTCCCGCGGCGAAATTGAATTCATTGCAAAAGTAAATAAAGACCAACTGATGTTCTGTGAAGATAGCTTGCCGGAGTGGGCGAACGAAGAAGCTGACGAAACGGCTGCATCTTCTTCTCAGGATTTCAGTGATGTCGACAACATGAGTTTCTTGCAGCCATTACAAAGAGCGGGTTCTGATATCAGCACGGCGTTTGAGGTTCCAAAAACTGAAAACGATGCGATGAAAAAACTGGGCGAGGCTTTCAAAGCGGCCTGCCAAGAAGTGGAAGAAGAAGAAGCGGCTGCGGAAAAAGCGCCCAGCATTTTTGATGTCACACATAATATTGCGCAAAATTTCTTGGGTGAAAAACCGATGGCTGCAACCCCAACTGCGGTTGTTACCGAGAAAAAGCCAGCGGCTGCGACCAAGCCAGCTGCGACCAAACAAGCAGCGACCGGTCCTAATATCCGTCCTGTTGAATTTCGCCGCATCGATCTTGTGAAAGATCTGGAATAA
- a CDS encoding serine protease, translating to MRAFQGLLFSVLLVASQAALSAAPSQPRINHDIVGGVQAERGEFPWIVSLQDKEGWAYCGGSLIDKKWVLTAAHCVKKVPDLVIVGLYQMTNETGAEVHAPGRIIVHPGKKYFSNDYDFALIELKEPSNITPVEMNSQEIQIPTDPKAPKIMSTVAGWGTLRSNGETPDFLNKVDVPLSPAEPCNKVYSPFGYDVTDRMLCAGLEAGGKDSCQGDSGGPLVVKSEEKVLLAGIVSWGMGCGEPNYPGVYAKVNSVTEWIKQTMAGEEPAPKP from the coding sequence ATGCGAGCGTTCCAGGGTCTTCTATTTTCCGTTCTATTGGTAGCAAGCCAAGCGGCTTTGTCGGCAGCACCTTCTCAACCAAGAATAAACCATGACATCGTGGGTGGCGTGCAAGCGGAGCGCGGTGAATTCCCGTGGATTGTTTCTTTGCAGGATAAAGAAGGTTGGGCGTACTGCGGTGGCAGTCTTATTGATAAAAAATGGGTGCTGACAGCGGCTCACTGTGTGAAAAAGGTTCCAGACTTAGTGATCGTGGGACTTTATCAGATGACCAACGAAACTGGTGCCGAAGTTCATGCTCCAGGTCGCATCATCGTTCATCCGGGGAAAAAGTATTTCTCGAACGATTATGATTTCGCGCTGATCGAGCTGAAAGAACCGTCGAATATCACTCCGGTTGAAATGAACTCCCAGGAAATCCAGATACCGACAGATCCTAAAGCACCTAAAATCATGTCGACGGTTGCAGGTTGGGGCACTTTAAGATCAAACGGTGAAACGCCTGACTTTTTGAACAAGGTGGACGTGCCGTTATCGCCCGCCGAACCGTGCAACAAAGTTTACTCACCCTTTGGATATGATGTAACGGATCGCATGCTGTGTGCGGGTCTGGAGGCTGGCGGGAAAGATTCTTGTCAGGGCGATAGCGGTGGCCCGTTGGTGGTTAAATCAGAAGAGAAAGTTTTATTGGCAGGAATCGTAAGCTGGGGCATGGGTTGTGGCGAACCGAATTACCCCGGTGTCTATGCGAAAGTAAACTCTGTGACCGAATGGATTAAGCAAACTATGGCAGGAGAGGAGCCTGCTCCTAAACCTTAG
- a CDS encoding class I SAM-dependent rRNA methyltransferase, which translates to MTMTVWRLRTGADKRIRSGHPWVFSNELSVSPKGLPPGTPVELQDAKGQFLARGYGNPHSLIAFRALTFNSQDKEPTGFNFLHDKVLNSWKVRKAAGFRGSFRLAFGESDYIPGLVLDYYVIEQGGKRAQVFVAQLVTAGMDQALQNTEAFFHGLTEKAKEQGLSEFDWSQTAVVIRNDVSVRKLEGLTGNEAKVIKDLPDFKLDHVEILLNAAADAGVIKMSCDLREGQKTGFFLDQTHNIYLAINLFKNWAKQQNTKSIRILDLCCYVGHWSTQITRALKAEGFDVEVSLVDVSKTALAFAKENAEREGAKVIVHEMDVLEGLTNLPTQQYDIVIADPPAFIKAKKDIHVGKAAYIKMNTHAFRLAKKNGFVASCSCSGLLEEEEFRDAIRKASLRNYSEVRSVLRGGHAADHPTLMQFPEGFYLKMYVHYIV; encoded by the coding sequence ATGACGATGACAGTTTGGAGACTTCGTACTGGTGCTGATAAACGCATTCGCAGTGGGCATCCCTGGGTGTTCTCTAATGAATTATCAGTCAGCCCTAAAGGTTTACCTCCGGGCACACCTGTGGAGCTTCAAGATGCCAAAGGTCAGTTCCTGGCGCGCGGCTACGGTAATCCTCATTCTTTGATTGCGTTTCGTGCTTTGACTTTCAATTCGCAGGATAAAGAACCGACTGGTTTCAACTTCCTCCACGATAAAGTTTTAAATTCCTGGAAAGTGCGTAAGGCAGCGGGATTCCGTGGCAGCTTCCGGTTGGCTTTCGGTGAATCAGATTACATTCCCGGTTTGGTTTTGGATTACTATGTGATCGAACAGGGCGGGAAACGTGCCCAAGTATTCGTCGCCCAATTGGTGACGGCGGGCATGGATCAGGCTTTGCAAAATACTGAAGCGTTCTTCCATGGCCTAACTGAAAAAGCCAAGGAGCAAGGTCTTTCTGAATTCGATTGGTCACAAACGGCCGTGGTCATTCGTAACGACGTGAGCGTGCGTAAGCTGGAAGGCTTGACGGGTAACGAAGCGAAAGTGATCAAGGATCTTCCTGATTTCAAATTGGACCATGTCGAAATTCTTTTAAATGCGGCAGCAGATGCTGGCGTTATCAAAATGAGTTGTGATCTTCGTGAAGGTCAAAAAACAGGTTTCTTCCTGGATCAAACGCACAATATTTATTTGGCGATTAATTTATTTAAAAACTGGGCAAAACAGCAAAACACCAAATCCATCCGCATTTTGGATTTGTGCTGTTATGTAGGTCACTGGTCGACACAAATCACTCGCGCTTTAAAAGCCGAAGGATTTGATGTGGAAGTTTCTTTGGTGGACGTTTCTAAAACAGCTTTGGCTTTTGCTAAAGAAAATGCCGAACGTGAAGGGGCGAAAGTCATCGTTCACGAAATGGATGTTTTGGAAGGTCTGACAAATCTGCCGACTCAACAATACGATATCGTGATCGCGGACCCACCTGCATTTATTAAAGCGAAAAAAGATATCCATGTTGGTAAAGCGGCTTACATCAAAATGAACACGCATGCTTTCCGTCTGGCCAAAAAGAACGGTTTTGTGGCGTCTTGTTCTTGTTCTGGTTTACTGGAAGAAGAAGAATTCCGCGATGCTATTCGTAAAGCTTCTTTAAGAAACTACTCGGAAGTGCGCAGTGTTTTGCGTGGTGGCCATGCGGCAGACCATCCAACTTTGATGCAATTTCCTGAGGGTTTCTATCTAAAAATGTACGTTCATTACATCGTATAA